A part of Limihaloglobus sulfuriphilus genomic DNA contains:
- a CDS encoding murein transglycosylase A — MRKQIFLLALSAVLMVLYTGCKPPKPEEKDYNRPLLPGEDALVKITDPARIPDFTTACRNTYNLVDAIDRSLNYMAKPSSEQFFPMQDITHQDVVESLRAFRDIVTSGMSAEDMNREIRARFDVYQSVGCDSHGTVLFTGYYTPIFNGSLEQTERFKYPLYSMPEDLVKDDMGNILGRKTAGGGYEAYPDREQIDSSGMLAGQELIWMEDAFEVYIAHVQGSAKIRLPNGRLVTVGYAATNGHEYRSIARDLSNEGGIPLDKMSLKAMIDYFKANPDQVSRYVNRNPRYVFFRETEGNPTGSINEPVTYLRTIATDKTIFPRASVVFIDTNLPRLIGDYVDILPFKGFMLDQDTGGAIRAAGRCDIYLGEGESAGLVAGKTYEEGSMYYLILK; from the coding sequence ATGCGTAAACAAATATTTCTGCTGGCATTATCTGCTGTTTTAATGGTTCTATATACCGGTTGTAAGCCGCCAAAACCGGAAGAAAAGGATTATAACCGTCCGCTTCTGCCCGGTGAAGATGCCCTTGTAAAGATTACCGACCCGGCGAGAATACCCGACTTTACCACTGCCTGCAGAAACACTTACAATCTTGTTGATGCGATTGACCGTTCGCTCAACTACATGGCCAAGCCCTCGAGCGAGCAGTTTTTCCCCATGCAGGACATCACGCATCAGGACGTTGTCGAGAGCCTTCGGGCGTTTCGCGATATTGTTACCTCCGGCATGAGCGCAGAGGATATGAACCGCGAGATACGCGCAAGATTTGATGTTTATCAGTCGGTCGGCTGCGACAGCCACGGCACAGTGCTCTTTACCGGCTACTACACCCCTATATTCAACGGCTCACTCGAGCAGACAGAACGTTTTAAATACCCGCTCTACTCCATGCCCGAAGACCTTGTAAAGGATGATATGGGCAATATCCTGGGCCGAAAAACCGCCGGCGGCGGATATGAAGCCTACCCTGACCGTGAGCAGATCGATTCAAGCGGTATGCTTGCCGGCCAGGAGCTGATCTGGATGGAAGACGCTTTTGAGGTGTATATCGCCCATGTTCAGGGCTCTGCGAAAATTCGCCTGCCCAATGGGCGTCTGGTAACCGTAGGCTACGCGGCGACTAACGGCCACGAATACAGGAGTATCGCCCGCGACCTCAGCAATGAAGGCGGGATACCTCTGGACAAGATGAGCCTCAAGGCGATGATTGACTACTTCAAGGCAAACCCCGACCAGGTCTCGAGATACGTCAACCGCAACCCGCGGTATGTATTTTTCCGTGAAACCGAGGGCAACCCGACCGGCAGTATCAACGAGCCGGTAACATACCTGCGGACAATCGCCACCGACAAGACCATATTCCCGCGGGCCTCGGTTGTGTTTATAGACACAAACCTGCCCAGGCTGATCGGTGATTATGTGGATATACTGCCCTTTAAAGGGTTTATGCTTGACCAGGACACCGGCGGGGCTATCCGGGCTGCCGGCAGGTGCGACATCTACCTCGGCGAGGGTGAAAGTGCCGGACTCGTAGCGGGTAAGACCTACGAAGAAGGCTCAATGTATTACCTGATACTCAAATGA
- a CDS encoding IS1634 family transposase produces the protein MFLAFEGCFDSGFGFGTDLPYCIGEFLCDNLGMYLKKHRRKKNGKCNTYYSIAEKRKVSGNRHVEKVVLYLGEISGSQKKAWQRSIEIINEDNKPVHKTLFAFDQDNQSCHDVDTIPVNISKMRLERPRRFGDCWLASEMWDQLGFDRFWSERIDTDRSPVAFSKVLKLLTVSRLIKPSAEYFVHQHWFSQSAMDAILDCDFEIAEKNRLYRCLDRILPYKDELCKYLKDTWQGMFNLEYDILLYDITSTYFEGLCKQNPKSEFGHSKDRRSDCRQVLIALVVTPEGFPLDYEVLQGNTSEKTTLRPLLNKIETMYGKANRVWLMDRGIPTEATLKFMRKNNISYLVGTPRRQLDDYSSELSEKDWEQVNSSVHVKYIEKEGECYVLARSRDRMQKERAMRKRKLRKYLDGLEKLKGYRNYERFYKRLGALQSQAGNAYRCMELDIPGQKERIEAGEFRYHINRQKYRDMIYRDGKYFLRTNQKGKDGKALWNEYMLQCNVEQSFRELKSDLGIRPVYHHKEERVDAHIFVAFISYCLQVTLRHKLRVSACGLTAQAALETMSRIQMLDVTFETLDGRYLLMERYTEPEADQRLILHHLNMDLPLQKPPKIYSSQVKD, from the coding sequence ATGTTTCTGGCCTTTGAGGGGTGTTTTGATTCTGGATTTGGCTTTGGTACAGACCTGCCCTATTGCATAGGTGAATTTCTATGCGATAATTTGGGTATGTATTTGAAAAAGCACAGGCGTAAAAAGAACGGTAAATGCAACACCTATTACAGTATTGCTGAGAAGCGGAAGGTCTCCGGTAATCGGCATGTGGAGAAGGTGGTTCTTTACCTTGGTGAGATCAGCGGCTCTCAAAAGAAGGCCTGGCAGAGATCAATTGAGATAATCAACGAAGATAACAAACCTGTACACAAAACCCTTTTTGCTTTTGATCAGGACAACCAGAGCTGTCACGATGTTGATACGATACCGGTTAACATCTCAAAGATGAGACTGGAACGACCGCGTAGGTTTGGCGATTGCTGGCTGGCTTCTGAGATGTGGGATCAGCTTGGTTTTGACCGCTTCTGGTCAGAGCGGATTGATACAGACAGATCGCCGGTCGCATTCTCAAAAGTCCTCAAGTTGCTTACGGTGAGCAGGCTGATAAAACCTTCTGCCGAATACTTTGTCCATCAGCACTGGTTCAGCCAGAGTGCTATGGACGCCATCCTTGATTGTGATTTTGAGATTGCCGAGAAAAACAGGCTCTACCGTTGTCTTGACCGTATCCTTCCATACAAAGACGAACTTTGCAAATACCTTAAAGACACCTGGCAAGGAATGTTCAACCTTGAGTACGACATCCTGCTCTATGATATCACCAGCACGTATTTCGAGGGGCTATGCAAGCAGAATCCCAAGTCAGAATTCGGCCACAGCAAAGACAGACGCAGTGATTGCAGACAGGTGCTGATAGCCCTTGTTGTTACGCCGGAGGGCTTTCCTCTTGACTACGAAGTACTTCAGGGAAATACATCTGAAAAGACGACATTAAGACCCCTGCTCAACAAGATAGAAACAATGTACGGCAAGGCCAACAGGGTCTGGCTGATGGACAGGGGCATACCAACGGAAGCTACGCTCAAGTTCATGCGTAAGAACAATATAAGCTATCTTGTTGGCACACCCCGCAGACAGCTCGATGATTATAGCAGTGAACTTTCTGAAAAGGACTGGGAGCAGGTAAACAGCAGTGTTCATGTGAAATACATCGAAAAAGAGGGCGAATGCTATGTCCTTGCCAGGAGCAGGGATCGTATGCAAAAGGAGAGGGCCATGCGTAAAAGAAAACTGCGTAAATATCTTGACGGACTTGAAAAACTCAAGGGATATCGCAATTATGAACGTTTTTATAAACGCCTTGGGGCTTTGCAATCGCAGGCCGGTAACGCTTATAGATGTATGGAGCTCGATATTCCGGGGCAAAAGGAGCGGATTGAAGCCGGCGAATTCAGGTATCACATAAACCGGCAGAAATACCGTGATATGATCTATCGTGACGGCAAGTACTTTTTGCGGACCAATCAGAAGGGCAAGGATGGTAAGGCACTCTGGAATGAGTATATGCTGCAGTGCAACGTTGAGCAGTCTTTCAGAGAACTCAAGAGTGATCTTGGCATTCGCCCTGTATATCACCATAAAGAAGAGCGTGTTGATGCCCATATCTTTGTGGCGTTTATAAGTTATTGCCTGCAGGTGACATTGCGGCATAAGCTGCGGGTGAGTGCCTGCGGCCTGACCGCACAGGCTGCCCTGGAAACGATGAGCCGTATCCAGATGCTTGATGTGACATTTGAAACACTTGACGGTCGGTACCTCTTGATGGAGAGGTACACCGAGCCCGAGGCAGATCAGCGTCTGATACTGCACCACCTGAACATGGATCTGCCGCTGCAGAAGCCACCCAAAATATACAGCAGCCAGGTCAAAGATTAA
- a CDS encoding MFS transporter, whose translation MSAKVKRLTEVEKLMKLPWLVAASMTNSVFVILTFAGSVFILFLNELGFSKSQTGTIISLMPFCQVLGIFVGPLIARVGYRKMFLSFSLARTLIMSMILLVPFVAGKYGTQGAYYVFMGIFLSFAICRACGETGFVAWTQEIIPNSIRGKFSSVNSIISTLTMMATFAISGYVLRRFEHLGLSRFMILISAGLLMGYVSLVFYYLLPGGTAVHESERKNAGFTAILSSLKDRLYLKYLTGVSLGVLGSGALFSFLPLYMKEVAGIEAGTIVWIDLGGMTGSIMLSYLWGWACDRYGSRPVMLTSLALLAFVPMLWYFLPRGSASTPVLAFFMSFAGGASNIGWLVAMGQYLYNTIVPEEKKGAYMPVFYAVTGLLAGTGPLLAGLLLESTGDFSYSIWKLSFDSYSLLFGSAILILLAAAFVIKHLQSDGRLTTQQFVGIFFQGNPVSALGNIIRFHRGGDETFRADITERLGLAGGSISMDELIDALDDPSFHVRHEAINSLARLKSHPDIINALLGVAAGEQPDLALSAVRSLGKLGDRTAIIPLRELLLSEYELLQAAAARSLGRLGDVDSKSFMLQRMNEIDDNGLRLAYASALGALHANEAIDKMFNLLCELEDQPSRSEAAWAIAKIMGNENLYILMDRRLRKKPGTATARILLSLRKLHADTLNTDDVKAAYQSAVSAFANGKMRTGADRLCELFEKYPPQGLTEAAVYAAQRCLEQLRKPDEPRIEFLLLLLQALREKEKKTGKSPNATDETGGKLNHAEQQTPVEPQNPDKNQDKTDTSP comes from the coding sequence ATGTCAGCAAAAGTAAAAAGGCTTACCGAAGTCGAAAAACTTATGAAACTGCCCTGGCTGGTAGCGGCGTCAATGACAAACTCCGTGTTCGTCATCCTGACATTTGCCGGCTCGGTTTTCATTCTGTTTCTCAATGAGCTTGGTTTCAGCAAATCCCAGACAGGTACAATAATATCACTGATGCCGTTTTGCCAGGTTCTGGGTATATTTGTCGGGCCTCTGATCGCCAGGGTTGGATACCGCAAGATGTTTTTATCCTTCAGCCTTGCCAGAACGCTCATAATGTCGATGATTCTCTTGGTTCCCTTTGTTGCCGGCAAATACGGCACACAAGGTGCGTATTATGTGTTTATGGGGATTTTCCTTTCGTTTGCGATTTGCAGGGCGTGCGGAGAAACCGGATTTGTCGCCTGGACGCAGGAGATTATACCAAACAGCATACGCGGCAAATTCAGCTCTGTAAACAGCATCATCTCAACGCTGACCATGATGGCAACCTTCGCCATTTCCGGTTATGTCCTTCGCCGCTTTGAGCATCTGGGGCTGTCTCGGTTTATGATACTCATAAGTGCCGGTTTGCTAATGGGATATGTTTCGCTGGTTTTCTATTACCTTTTGCCCGGCGGCACAGCCGTACATGAATCAGAAAGAAAAAATGCCGGCTTTACGGCGATTTTGTCTTCTCTCAAAGACCGGCTCTACCTTAAATACCTTACCGGTGTGAGCCTTGGAGTGCTGGGCAGCGGGGCGCTGTTTTCGTTTTTGCCGCTCTATATGAAAGAAGTAGCCGGAATAGAGGCCGGCACTATTGTCTGGATTGATCTTGGCGGAATGACCGGCTCGATCATGCTCAGCTACCTCTGGGGCTGGGCCTGCGACCGATACGGCAGCCGGCCGGTAATGCTCACAAGCCTGGCGCTTCTGGCGTTTGTTCCAATGTTGTGGTATTTCCTGCCGCGGGGCTCTGCCTCAACGCCTGTTCTGGCGTTTTTTATGTCATTTGCAGGGGGAGCCTCAAACATCGGCTGGCTTGTCGCGATGGGCCAGTATCTGTATAATACCATTGTGCCGGAAGAGAAAAAAGGCGCATATATGCCTGTCTTCTATGCTGTTACGGGACTTCTTGCCGGTACGGGCCCGCTGCTGGCAGGTCTGCTGCTGGAAAGTACCGGCGATTTTTCGTATTCAATCTGGAAGCTGAGTTTTGACTCGTATTCGCTTCTTTTCGGCTCGGCTATATTGATACTTCTTGCCGCGGCGTTTGTTATTAAACATCTCCAGTCAGACGGCAGACTTACGACACAGCAGTTTGTCGGAATCTTTTTCCAGGGCAATCCGGTATCGGCTCTGGGTAATATAATCAGGTTCCACCGCGGCGGCGACGAGACCTTCCGCGCAGACATTACAGAGCGGCTTGGTCTCGCCGGCGGCTCGATCAGCATGGACGAGCTGATTGATGCCCTTGATGACCCGAGTTTCCATGTCCGCCATGAAGCGATAAACTCGCTTGCACGGCTCAAAAGCCATCCTGATATCATCAACGCCCTGCTGGGAGTCGCCGCGGGTGAGCAGCCTGACCTGGCACTCTCGGCGGTTCGTTCGCTTGGGAAACTGGGTGACCGTACGGCGATAATTCCGCTGCGCGAGCTGCTTCTCAGCGAGTATGAGCTGTTGCAGGCCGCGGCGGCAAGGTCGCTGGGAAGGCTCGGCGATGTGGACAGTAAGTCCTTTATGCTGCAAAGGATGAATGAGATCGATGACAACGGGCTTCGCCTGGCGTATGCCTCTGCTCTGGGGGCTTTGCACGCCAACGAGGCTATTGATAAGATGTTCAACCTGCTTTGCGAGCTTGAGGATCAGCCCAGCCGCAGTGAGGCCGCCTGGGCGATAGCAAAGATAATGGGCAATGAAAACCTGTATATACTTATGGACAGGCGCCTGCGTAAAAAACCAGGTACCGCTACAGCCAGGATTCTGCTCTCATTGCGGAAACTACATGCAGATACCCTCAATACTGATGACGTCAAAGCCGCTTATCAGTCTGCGGTTTCGGCGTTTGCCAACGGCAAGATGAGAACCGGAGCGGACAGGCTTTGTGAGCTGTTCGAAAAATATCCGCCTCAGGGGCTTACGGAAGCTGCCGTCTATGCCGCACAGAGGTGCCTTGAGCAGCTGCGTAAACCCGACGAGCCGAGAATAGAGTTTCTGCTTCTTCTGCTGCAGGCGTTGCGGGAAAAGGAGAAAAAAACCGGCAAAAGTCCCAACGCAACCGACGAAACCGGCGGAAAACTCAACCACGCAGAACAACAAACACCCGTCGAGCCGCAAAACCCGGATAAAAATCAAGACAAAACAGATACCTCCCCATAG
- a CDS encoding PadR family transcriptional regulator: MKLENQLLKGRAPKVVLEILSRGKMCGYELSKALSKCGNILSLGKGILYPLLYTLEAKKLINANWQTAANGRKRRYYSITSKGKAYLAEHKQSIDHLRTGLDSVSGTAEYPT, from the coding sequence ATGAAATTAGAAAATCAGCTATTGAAGGGGAGAGCACCAAAAGTGGTTTTGGAGATTCTATCACGCGGCAAGATGTGCGGTTACGAGTTAAGTAAAGCGTTATCAAAATGTGGGAATATTCTCTCGCTTGGCAAGGGGATACTTTACCCTCTTCTCTACACCCTTGAGGCAAAAAAGCTTATAAATGCCAACTGGCAGACCGCTGCCAACGGCAGAAAACGACGGTACTACTCCATCACAAGCAAGGGCAAGGCATATCTGGCAGAACATAAACAGTCTATAGATCATCTGCGAACCGGCCTCGATTCCGTATCTGGAACGGCTGAATACCCGACTTAG
- a CDS encoding ATP-binding protein has product MVKIQGMYKERLITEKLKRLVNTFPAVVLTGARQVGKSTLLTHIFPNFEHVTFDPVIDIGYSSDEPDIFLRNHPTPVILDEIQYAPELISAVKRRIDNDRSPGQYIITGSQQWAVMKNISEALTGRAVIVDMEGFSLSEIAGRITEKNWLSNWLNLSPEEFKAGHTRLPAQRPLFEQLWRGWLPEVERLAAEDIIIYLRSYIQTYVERDVRNLLDTSDWQSFGKFLQMISALTAQEMNYSRFGNDLDISPQTVRRWFSVIEGTFQWFNIASFSGNTLKRICRRQKGYFADTGLACSLNRISSHRSLLGHPIAGALFETAVVSEIRKLSTTLAMPPQFYHWRTAGGAEVDLIMERDGSLFPVEIKMTSNPGKKHLSGINAFRRTYPKLSIAPGLVICPCEKFVQISQTDYALPWDSV; this is encoded by the coding sequence ATGGTTAAAATACAAGGTATGTACAAAGAGAGATTGATAACAGAGAAGCTCAAAAGACTTGTCAACACTTTCCCTGCGGTAGTGCTAACAGGTGCCAGGCAGGTTGGCAAGAGCACTCTGCTTACGCACATATTCCCAAATTTCGAGCACGTTACATTTGACCCTGTTATTGATATTGGCTATTCCAGTGATGAACCGGATATCTTTCTGCGAAACCATCCCACGCCGGTCATTTTAGATGAAATCCAATACGCCCCTGAGCTAATTTCGGCAGTAAAAAGGCGTATTGACAACGACCGTTCACCGGGCCAATACATAATTACCGGCTCCCAGCAGTGGGCTGTAATGAAGAATATTTCAGAAGCTCTTACAGGCCGTGCAGTTATAGTTGATATGGAAGGTTTTTCTCTTTCCGAAATCGCCGGCCGTATAACCGAAAAAAACTGGCTTTCAAATTGGCTAAACCTCAGTCCGGAAGAATTTAAAGCAGGACATACACGACTGCCGGCACAAAGACCGCTTTTCGAACAGCTCTGGAGGGGTTGGCTGCCGGAGGTTGAAAGACTCGCGGCAGAAGATATTATCATATATCTGCGCTCTTATATTCAGACTTATGTCGAACGTGATGTGAGGAATCTGCTGGATACCAGCGACTGGCAGTCTTTCGGCAAATTCCTGCAGATGATATCTGCCCTGACCGCTCAGGAAATGAACTATTCTCGTTTCGGTAATGATTTAGATATTTCTCCGCAGACTGTTCGTCGCTGGTTTTCAGTGATCGAAGGCACATTCCAGTGGTTTAATATTGCTTCGTTCAGCGGCAATACGCTTAAGCGGATCTGCCGAAGACAAAAAGGTTATTTCGCGGATACCGGCCTTGCTTGCAGTCTCAACCGGATTTCATCGCACCGCTCGCTATTGGGGCACCCAATAGCCGGAGCTCTTTTTGAAACGGCAGTAGTTTCGGAAATACGCAAACTCTCAACAACACTGGCAATGCCGCCGCAATTCTACCACTGGAGGACAGCCGGAGGGGCAGAGGTTGACCTGATAATGGAACGTGACGGCTCTTTGTTTCCCGTAGAGATCAAAATGACATCAAACCCCGGAAAGAAACACCTCAGCGGGATAAACGCATTCAGAAGAACATACCCGAAACTCTCAATCGCGCCGGGACTGGTAATTTGCCCGTGCGAAAAATTTGTTCAGATATCCCAAACAGATTATGCCCTTCCATGGGACAGTGTTTAA
- a CDS encoding Gfo/Idh/MocA family oxidoreductase, with the protein MLENITGNIDRRSFLRGSAIAGAGLVLANRISTVSAAAAGSNDINVALIGAGEQGNVLVNSCLQIPNVRFKAVCDIWEAYNLRKVSRLLKAYKHDVNTYIDYKEMLAQETDLDAVIIATPDFWHAPQTVDCLNAGLHVYCEKEMSNTLEGARKMVEAARSSEKLLQIGHQRRSNPRYQFVYDKIIKEAGLLGRITNINGQWNRSAKPDLGWPEKAAIDEAVLNMYGFDSMHQFRNWRWYKGLGGGPIVDLGSHQIDIYNWFLGAKPSSVIAGGGTDYYDKATHEWYDNVMAIYEYPTKQGMVRAFYQTLTTNSNNGYYETFMGDMGTLGISESSGRGAVYREPNAPEWDKWVKAGILIEPVEEEPAEAAADPDAILDVRETLAPPAYTFNVTMEKKYHQPHLENFFDAIRGKAKLNCPAEEGYESAVTVLKVNEAIELEKKLAITEDDYKV; encoded by the coding sequence ATGCTGGAAAACATTACAGGAAACATCGACAGACGCAGTTTTCTCCGCGGCTCGGCGATTGCCGGCGCGGGGCTGGTATTGGCAAACCGCATCAGCACTGTATCCGCCGCGGCAGCGGGGAGCAATGATATAAACGTAGCACTTATCGGAGCCGGCGAACAGGGCAACGTCCTTGTAAACTCCTGTCTCCAGATACCTAATGTTCGTTTTAAGGCGGTCTGCGACATCTGGGAGGCGTACAACCTCCGCAAGGTCTCACGTCTTCTCAAGGCTTATAAGCATGATGTGAACACCTATATCGACTACAAGGAGATGCTCGCCCAGGAAACAGACCTCGACGCTGTTATCATCGCCACGCCGGATTTCTGGCACGCTCCTCAGACGGTTGACTGTCTCAATGCGGGCCTGCATGTGTACTGCGAAAAAGAGATGAGTAACACCCTGGAAGGCGCCCGCAAGATGGTTGAGGCCGCCCGTTCGAGCGAAAAACTCCTTCAGATCGGCCACCAGCGCCGCAGCAACCCGCGTTATCAGTTTGTCTATGACAAGATTATCAAGGAAGCCGGCCTTCTGGGACGGATTACCAACATTAACGGCCAGTGGAACCGCTCGGCAAAGCCCGACCTGGGCTGGCCGGAGAAGGCGGCGATCGATGAGGCCGTTTTGAACATGTACGGCTTTGACAGCATGCACCAGTTCCGTAACTGGCGGTGGTATAAGGGACTTGGCGGCGGCCCGATAGTTGATCTGGGCTCTCATCAAATCGATATTTACAACTGGTTCCTCGGGGCAAAGCCCTCTTCGGTAATCGCCGGCGGCGGCACGGATTACTACGACAAGGCCACGCACGAGTGGTACGACAACGTCATGGCGATATACGAATACCCGACAAAGCAGGGCATGGTAAGGGCGTTTTACCAGACGCTGACCACCAACAGCAACAACGGCTACTACGAGACCTTCATGGGTGACATGGGCACGCTGGGCATCTCCGAATCGAGCGGCCGCGGCGCGGTTTACCGTGAGCCAAACGCCCCCGAGTGGGATAAATGGGTCAAGGCGGGCATCCTTATCGAACCCGTGGAAGAAGAGCCGGCAGAAGCCGCGGCGGATCCGGACGCGATTCTCGATGTTCGTGAGACACTCGCGCCGCCGGCATACACCTTTAACGTTACAATGGAAAAGAAATACCACCAGCCGCACCTGGAGAATTTCTTCGACGCGATCCGAGGCAAGGCAAAGCTCAACTGCCCCGCCGAAGAAGGCTACGAGAGCGCGGTTACAGTTCTCAAGGTCAACGAAGCGATCGAGCTGGAGAAGAAACTCGCCATAACAGAAGACGACTACAAGGTTTAA
- a CDS encoding SU10 major capsid protein — MSFTGKSTFSAGAALPELAEDVSDIISIVSPFETPVLDIIGDGAAHARSTYHEWLEDSLLSNTDTIASTSFIDPQSDSSFNVENPSRFRVGDQIRVADNSELMLIISIDSAQLTVTRGYGGTTAESISVGDTVYNLGGAAVEGADRPEAEYTSRIRRGNYTQIFTASVEVSGSNLAASQIGLENEMDYQKQQRIRELIRDLENTVINGGQAQSNPHGTQSSPRTMKGIIRHISTNSYSVDDAPVPGETADLDEEKLNFMLKTIWQNSTGSVDTIIVNGTQKRRINQLLDASRMYGPDDLRFRNVVNYYESDFGLCRVILSRWVPADSVMFVDSSRLSVIPLAGRSFHFKPLVSGGDYEAGQVIGEYTLEMRNEEAHGILKGLSTE, encoded by the coding sequence ATGTCTTTTACAGGAAAATCAACATTCTCAGCCGGGGCGGCTCTGCCGGAGCTTGCCGAAGACGTATCGGATATCATCAGTATCGTATCACCGTTCGAGACACCGGTGCTCGATATCATCGGCGACGGCGCCGCTCACGCGCGCAGCACGTATCACGAGTGGCTCGAGGACTCTCTGCTGTCCAACACAGACACGATAGCATCGACATCGTTTATCGATCCGCAAAGTGACTCATCATTCAACGTTGAAAACCCATCGCGTTTTCGAGTTGGTGATCAGATACGTGTTGCGGATAATTCCGAGCTGATGCTGATCATTTCTATCGACAGTGCACAGCTTACAGTGACCCGCGGCTATGGCGGCACAACCGCTGAATCGATATCAGTAGGTGATACAGTTTACAACCTCGGAGGTGCCGCGGTCGAAGGCGCCGACAGGCCAGAAGCCGAGTACACATCACGGATCAGACGAGGCAACTACACCCAGATATTCACCGCATCGGTGGAGGTGAGCGGCAGTAATCTCGCCGCCAGTCAGATTGGACTTGAAAACGAGATGGACTATCAGAAACAGCAGCGAATCCGAGAGCTGATCCGCGATCTTGAGAATACCGTAATCAACGGCGGCCAGGCACAGTCCAACCCGCACGGCACGCAGTCATCGCCGCGGACTATGAAGGGAATCATCCGGCACATCTCGACTAACAGCTACAGCGTTGACGATGCTCCAGTGCCGGGCGAGACGGCTGATCTTGACGAGGAGAAACTCAACTTCATGCTAAAGACTATCTGGCAGAACAGCACCGGCAGCGTTGATACTATAATCGTCAACGGCACACAGAAACGGCGTATCAATCAGCTGCTCGACGCATCACGTATGTACGGCCCGGACGACCTGCGTTTCCGCAACGTTGTCAACTACTACGAAAGCGACTTCGGGCTCTGCCGTGTTATTCTCTCCCGCTGGGTGCCGGCGGATTCTGTTATGTTCGTTGATTCTTCGCGGCTGAGCGTCATACCGCTTGCAGGCAGGAGCTTTCATTTCAAACCGCTTGTCTCCGGCGGCGACTATGAAGCCGGCCAGGTCATCGGCGAGTACACACTTGAGATGCGCAACGAAGAAGCACACGGAATTTTGAAAGGGCTCAGCACGGAGTAA